In one window of Armatimonadota bacterium DNA:
- a CDS encoding (2Fe-2S)-binding protein gives MSRDDVKLNIDGREVAVPRGATVMEGADRVGIRIPRLCYHPQLEPFAGCRLCVVEVEGMRTLAASCALPAAPNMVVRTDTDRVIAARRLAVELLLSDHPADCLTCELCGKCELQEYAYELGVRESPFIGERHYDVVDDTNPCFYREYAKCILCGRCVSMCRDIVGAAAIDFAHRGFECRVASPFGRPLQETTCVFCGQCVQACPTGALVERTRAGTGREWDFATVRTVCGYCGVGCGLVFFLKDGQIVKVEGDEGTPANRGRTCVKGRFGWDFLTREDR, from the coding sequence ATGAGCCGAGACGACGTAAAGCTGAACATTGACGGACGGGAGGTCGCGGTGCCCCGCGGCGCGACCGTAATGGAGGGCGCCGATCGGGTCGGCATTCGCATCCCGCGCCTCTGCTATCATCCGCAGCTGGAGCCTTTCGCGGGCTGCCGCTTGTGCGTGGTCGAGGTGGAGGGCATGCGCACCCTGGCCGCATCGTGCGCGCTGCCCGCGGCCCCGAACATGGTTGTCCGCACGGACACCGATCGTGTGATTGCGGCCCGGCGTCTAGCCGTCGAGCTGCTGCTGTCGGATCATCCCGCCGACTGCCTGACGTGCGAGTTGTGCGGCAAGTGCGAGCTTCAGGAATACGCCTACGAACTCGGCGTGCGCGAATCTCCGTTCATCGGCGAGCGTCATTACGATGTGGTGGACGACACCAACCCGTGCTTCTACCGCGAGTACGCGAAGTGCATCCTGTGCGGACGCTGCGTGAGCATGTGCCGCGACATCGTCGGCGCCGCGGCGATTGACTTCGCGCACCGCGGGTTCGAGTGCCGCGTCGCAAGCCCCTTCGGGCGGCCGCTGCAAGAGACCACGTGTGTGTTTTGCGGGCAGTGCGTGCAGGCATGTCCGACGGGCGCGCTCGTCGAGCGCACTCGCGCAGGCACCGGGCGCGAGTGGGATTTCGCGACCGTGCGCACGGTCTGCGGCTACTGCGGCGTCGGCTGCGGGCTTGTGTTCTTCCTGAAGGATGGGCAGATTGTCAAGGTCGAAGGCGACGAGGGGACTCCCGCCAACCGGGGACGGACGTGCGTCAAGGGCCGCTTTGGCTGGGACTTCCTGACGCGCGAGGACCG
- a CDS encoding substrate-binding domain-containing protein, whose amino-acid sequence MSRWIVRSTRLVTLLLILACAGSALAAPRPVTLATTTSTHDTGLLDYLVPEFERRTGIDVKVIAVGTGQALEIGRRGDADLVLVHAPDLERQFMREGHASGHWRLMYNHFVIVGPTDDPAGLRSTPTPAAAMNRIADARAAFVSRGDESGTHHRETMLWKAARIKPEGNWYVEAGSGMAATLRIADEKDAYTLSDIGTYLVQKGNLRLAVLYEKGNELLNPYGLMAISPRTHPSINHSGAMRLVHYFLAPETLKRIGSFGADRFGRSLFRIYKRPAPAR is encoded by the coding sequence CTGAGCAGGTGGATAGTGCGCTCCACCCGACTTGTAACACTACTCCTCATTCTTGCATGTGCAGGCTCGGCGCTGGCTGCCCCCAGGCCGGTCACGCTGGCCACGACGACCAGCACCCACGACACCGGGCTTCTCGACTACCTCGTGCCCGAGTTCGAGCGCCGCACCGGGATTGACGTCAAGGTCATCGCCGTCGGCACCGGCCAGGCGCTGGAGATCGGGCGCCGCGGCGACGCCGATCTCGTCCTGGTGCATGCGCCCGACCTGGAGCGCCAGTTCATGCGCGAGGGACACGCTTCCGGCCACTGGCGGCTGATGTACAACCATTTCGTCATCGTCGGACCCACCGACGATCCTGCCGGACTGCGCTCCACGCCCACGCCGGCGGCGGCCATGAACCGCATCGCCGATGCACGGGCCGCATTCGTCTCGCGCGGCGATGAGTCCGGCACCCATCACCGCGAGACAATGCTCTGGAAGGCTGCGCGAATCAAGCCCGAAGGCAATTGGTATGTCGAAGCAGGCTCCGGCATGGCCGCGACGCTGCGCATCGCCGACGAAAAGGACGCCTACACGCTCAGCGACATCGGAACGTACCTCGTCCAGAAGGGCAATCTGCGCCTCGCCGTGCTCTACGAAAAAGGCAACGAATTGCTCAATCCATATGGCCTCATGGCCATCAGCCCGAGGACGCATCCCTCGATCAATCACTCCGGCGCCATGCGGCTCGTCCACTACTTCCTGGCTCCGGAAACGCTCAAGCGTATCGGCTCCTTTGGCGCCGACCGCTTCGGCAGGTCACTGTTCCGTATCTACAAGCGACCGGCACCAGCCCGGTAG
- a CDS encoding ABC transporter permease, translated as MDDIIQGFAHAARLLVSGEQDVWGIVFRSLIVSGVSTALGCAIGIPLGAAVGLRRFRGKRAAVAVLNVGMSLPPVVVGLFVYLLLSRSGPLGFVRLLYSVSAMVIAQTILAAPLVAALTVSAVESVDRRARTLALSLGASELRATLTLLGEARFAMGAAVIAGFGAVISEVGAVMIVGGNIAGHTRVMTTAIVLETGKGQFDIAIALGIILLLIAFVVNFGLGFLQRGR; from the coding sequence GTGGACGACATCATCCAGGGCTTCGCGCACGCCGCACGCCTGCTCGTCAGCGGCGAGCAGGACGTGTGGGGCATTGTCTTCCGTTCCCTGATCGTGTCGGGGGTGAGCACCGCCCTCGGTTGCGCCATCGGCATACCCCTCGGCGCAGCGGTCGGCCTGCGTCGGTTCCGCGGCAAGCGGGCGGCCGTGGCTGTGCTCAACGTCGGCATGAGCTTGCCGCCCGTCGTCGTCGGCCTGTTCGTCTATCTTCTCCTGTCGCGCAGCGGGCCGCTGGGTTTCGTGCGCCTGCTCTACAGCGTGTCGGCGATGGTCATCGCGCAGACCATCCTCGCGGCGCCGCTGGTCGCCGCCCTGACCGTGTCGGCCGTGGAATCCGTGGACAGACGCGCCCGGACCCTCGCCCTGTCGCTCGGCGCGAGCGAGCTGCGCGCCACGCTGACGTTGCTCGGGGAAGCGCGGTTCGCCATGGGCGCGGCCGTCATCGCGGGCTTCGGCGCCGTGATCTCCGAGGTCGGCGCGGTGATGATCGTCGGCGGCAACATCGCCGGCCACACCCGCGTCATGACGACCGCGATCGTCCTCGAGACGGGCAAAGGTCAGTTCGACATCGCGATCGCCCTGGGCATTATCCTGTTGCTCATCGCATTCGTTGTGAACTTCGGCCTCGGCTTCTTGCAGAGGGGGCGATGA
- a CDS encoding ATP-binding cassette domain-containing protein, with translation MMAGDLAIRARGLTRRYGTREVLRDVTLDIPRGGVFCVFGPNGAGKSTLLRLLDLLETPDQGEIIISGIRAAPDARPALRRQMAMAFQSPYLLRASVGANVGYGLRARGCPPRRRKERVREVLERVGALPMAREPAWKLSGGEAQLVSIARALAVEPGI, from the coding sequence ATGATGGCCGGCGACCTCGCGATACGGGCCCGCGGGCTGACACGCCGCTACGGCACGCGCGAGGTGCTGCGAGATGTGACGCTGGACATACCGCGCGGCGGCGTGTTCTGCGTCTTCGGCCCCAACGGCGCGGGCAAGAGCACGCTGCTGAGATTGTTGGATCTGCTGGAAACGCCGGACCAGGGCGAGATCATCATCAGCGGCATCCGCGCCGCACCCGACGCGCGGCCCGCGCTGCGCCGGCAGATGGCAATGGCGTTCCAGTCGCCGTACCTGCTCCGCGCGAGCGTCGGCGCGAACGTGGGCTACGGGCTGCGCGCGCGCGGCTGCCCGCCGCGGCGCAGAAAGGAGCGCGTGCGCGAGGTGCTCGAGCGCGTCGGCGCGCTGCCCATGGCCCGCGAGCCCGCGTGGAAGCTGTCGGGCGGGGAAGCGCAGCTCGTGAGCATCGCGCGCGCCCTCGCTGTGGAGCCCGGAATC
- a CDS encoding AAA family ATPase, whose protein sequence is MKRHIVIVGAPGCGKTTVVRRTLERLRAAGVEVFGFWTGEIRERGSRQGFDIESLAGKRAVMAHVGLKGGPSVSKYRVDVEAIESVAVEEIRRALREGLPGGILVMDEIGKMELFCAEFRDAVVAAVDGPLRVLATAMGKPHPFVESITQRPDVEVVAVTAANRDGLPDVLIGKLAAAG, encoded by the coding sequence ATGAAGCGCCATATCGTCATCGTCGGCGCGCCGGGATGCGGCAAGACGACAGTGGTGCGCCGGACGCTGGAGCGCTTGCGGGCCGCCGGCGTCGAGGTCTTCGGTTTCTGGACCGGCGAAATCCGCGAGCGTGGATCGCGACAGGGGTTCGACATCGAATCGCTGGCGGGGAAGCGCGCGGTCATGGCTCACGTGGGCCTCAAGGGCGGACCCTCGGTCTCGAAGTATCGCGTCGATGTCGAAGCGATCGAGAGTGTCGCGGTCGAGGAGATACGGCGCGCGCTGCGTGAGGGACTGCCTGGGGGGATCCTGGTCATGGACGAGATTGGCAAGATGGAGCTTTTCTGCGCCGAATTCCGCGACGCGGTCGTGGCGGCCGTGGACGGCCCGCTGCGCGTCCTGGCGACTGCCATGGGCAAACCGCATCCCTTCGTCGAGTCCATCACGCAACGCCCGGATGTCGAGGTCGTCGCTGTCACCGCCGCCAACCGCGACGGCCTCCCCGACGTCCTCATCGGCAAACTCGCCGCCGCCGGCTGA
- a CDS encoding Gfo/Idh/MocA family oxidoreductase: MSESKTRIGVIGTGGISSSHVRPYAGDERVSLVGMADVDMERAERAAAEFGGRAYDDHAEMLDAEHPEAVSICTPPVAHKAPALECIKRGIHVLCEKPLAYSADEAREMVEAARGRGVMLMTAFCHRFHEPVMRARALIAQGRLGRILMYRNRFGGRIPMEGRWFGQKATAGGGALLDTSIHSADLFRFLVGEAGEVRAVMDTMGQGVDVEDSAAMLLRSRDGAIGVIEASWCTPYGVNDIEIYGETGAAIVDYDRNVLRYRVDGMKTWRTVKPKGADRFSLEVRHFVDCVRGERQPEVTGEDGLKAQLIIEAAYRSAAEGICVKL, encoded by the coding sequence ATGAGCGAGAGCAAGACGAGGATCGGCGTCATTGGTACCGGCGGCATCTCGTCCTCCCACGTGCGCCCCTACGCGGGGGATGAACGCGTCAGCCTGGTCGGCATGGCGGACGTGGACATGGAGCGGGCGGAGCGGGCAGCAGCGGAGTTCGGCGGGCGTGCGTACGATGACCATGCCGAGATGCTCGACGCCGAGCACCCCGAAGCAGTGAGCATCTGCACCCCACCGGTCGCGCACAAGGCGCCCGCGCTGGAGTGCATCAAGCGCGGCATCCACGTGTTGTGCGAGAAGCCCCTGGCGTACAGCGCGGACGAAGCCCGCGAGATGGTTGAGGCGGCGCGAGGGCGCGGGGTCATGCTGATGACGGCATTCTGCCATCGTTTTCACGAGCCGGTGATGCGGGCCCGGGCCCTCATCGCGCAAGGCCGTCTCGGGCGCATTCTCATGTATCGCAACCGGTTTGGTGGAAGAATACCAATGGAGGGCCGATGGTTCGGGCAAAAGGCGACGGCGGGGGGCGGCGCGCTGCTCGACACGTCCATCCACAGCGCCGATCTCTTCCGCTTTCTCGTCGGTGAAGCCGGCGAGGTGCGCGCAGTGATGGACACCATGGGCCAGGGTGTGGACGTGGAGGACTCGGCAGCGATGCTCCTGAGGTCCCGCGACGGGGCGATCGGAGTCATAGAGGCGAGCTGGTGCACGCCCTACGGCGTAAATGACATCGAGATCTACGGCGAAACTGGCGCGGCCATCGTCGATTACGACCGCAACGTGCTGCGCTACCGTGTTGACGGTATGAAGACGTGGCGGACGGTCAAGCCCAAGGGCGCGGACCGGTTCTCCCTTGAGGTGCGGCACTTCGTGGATTGTGTGCGGGGCGAACGTCAGCCCGAGGTGACCGGCGAGGACGGCCTGAAGGCCCAACTCATCATCGAGGCTGCGTACCGCTCGGCTGCAGAAGGTATCTGCGTCAAGTTGTGA
- a CDS encoding DUF2007 domain-containing protein: MAFCPGCGYEFREGLTRCPDCDMDLVADLAEVDAVRARRLRGGKTVGILTSTRASIEALAEMLDEEGIPYLVKAADSPAAEQATAPDSPASVELHVLEQHVEEHRELLQELIAEVDKRDE; the protein is encoded by the coding sequence ATGGCGTTCTGCCCGGGCTGCGGGTACGAATTCCGGGAGGGCCTCACGCGATGCCCTGACTGCGACATGGATCTCGTCGCTGACCTGGCAGAGGTGGACGCCGTGAGAGCCCGACGCTTGCGGGGAGGCAAGACGGTCGGCATCCTAACCTCCACTCGCGCGTCCATCGAGGCCCTGGCCGAAATGCTGGACGAGGAGGGCATCCCGTACTTGGTCAAGGCCGCGGACTCCCCCGCCGCCGAGCAGGCCACGGCGCCGGATAGTCCGGCATCGGTCGAACTCCACGTGTTGGAGCAGCACGTCGAGGAACACCGCGAGTTGCTCCAGGAACTCATCGCCGAAGTCGACAAGCGGGACGAGTAG